One genomic segment of Hydrocarboniclastica marina includes these proteins:
- a CDS encoding NADPH-dependent 2,4-dienoyl-CoA reductase, producing the protein MSNVYPHLLAPLDLGFTELKNRALMGSMHTGLEDRFWNLHKLSQYFAERAEGGVALMVTGGFSPNMVGQLAPLASTMNNGVTARLHRHVTGAVHEAGGKIALQLLHAGRYSYHPFSVSASAIKAPINPFTPRQLSTRGVERQIEDFVSAARYAKTAGYDGVEVMGSEGYLINQFLCARTNKRKDKWGGSFENRMQLPVEIVSRIRKAVGPEFIIIYRLSMLDLVEDGQTWDQIVTLGKAIERAGATLINTGIGWHEARVPTIVTSVPRGAFVGVTAKFRGEVSIPIITTNRINDPQMAEDVLARGDADMVSMARPFLADPEFMRKAEQGRADEINTCIACNQACLDHVFQAKRASCLVNPRACHETELVLKVAPIVRRVAVVGAGPAGLAAATTAAKRGHKVTLYESDSEIGGQFNYAKRIPGKEEFFETLRYFKRQIELLGIDLRLNTPADAAELGREAYDDVIIATGVRPREPVIEGIDHPKVLGYLDVLRHRKPVGERVAIIGAGGIGFDVGEFLTHNVDAHDEGQQMPVQDWYREWGVDPSYEGPGGLAEPVPASPPRKVYLLQRKTSKLGKGLGKTSGWVHRAALKQRQVEMVPGASYHRIDDEGLHITVSGRNGKPDEQRVLAVDNVILCAGQLPLRTLYDELEGSPFTLHLIGGADVAAELDAKRAIRQGTEVAAAI; encoded by the coding sequence ATGAGCAACGTCTATCCACACCTGCTGGCCCCCCTGGATCTGGGCTTTACTGAGCTGAAGAATCGGGCGCTCATGGGGTCCATGCATACTGGACTGGAAGACCGCTTCTGGAACCTGCACAAACTCTCACAGTACTTCGCCGAGCGCGCCGAGGGCGGCGTTGCGCTGATGGTCACGGGCGGTTTTTCCCCCAATATGGTCGGCCAGTTAGCGCCACTGGCGTCCACCATGAACAACGGCGTCACCGCCAGGTTGCACCGGCACGTGACCGGCGCTGTTCACGAGGCCGGCGGCAAGATCGCGCTGCAGCTTCTGCACGCCGGTCGCTACAGCTACCATCCCTTCAGTGTTTCTGCATCCGCTATCAAGGCACCGATCAACCCCTTCACGCCACGCCAGTTGTCGACCCGGGGCGTTGAGCGGCAAATTGAAGACTTCGTCAGCGCTGCGCGCTACGCCAAAACAGCGGGCTACGACGGTGTTGAGGTTATGGGCTCGGAAGGCTACCTGATCAATCAGTTTCTCTGCGCCCGTACCAACAAACGCAAGGACAAGTGGGGCGGCTCTTTTGAGAACAGGATGCAGCTCCCGGTCGAGATTGTTTCGCGTATCCGCAAAGCGGTAGGGCCGGAATTCATTATTATCTATCGTCTGTCCATGTTGGACCTGGTGGAAGATGGCCAGACGTGGGATCAGATCGTGACGCTGGGCAAAGCCATCGAACGCGCCGGCGCGACGCTCATTAACACCGGCATTGGCTGGCATGAGGCGAGAGTGCCGACCATCGTTACCTCCGTGCCCCGGGGAGCATTTGTCGGGGTTACCGCAAAGTTCCGTGGTGAAGTAAGCATCCCCATCATCACGACCAACCGGATCAACGACCCGCAAATGGCTGAGGACGTTCTCGCCCGCGGTGATGCCGATATGGTCTCCATGGCCCGGCCGTTTCTTGCCGACCCCGAATTCATGCGCAAAGCCGAACAGGGCCGCGCCGATGAGATCAACACCTGCATTGCTTGCAACCAGGCCTGTCTGGATCATGTGTTTCAGGCCAAACGTGCTTCATGCCTGGTTAATCCTCGCGCCTGTCACGAAACCGAGCTGGTCCTGAAGGTGGCGCCTATTGTTCGCCGTGTGGCCGTGGTTGGTGCCGGCCCTGCCGGCCTGGCGGCAGCCACGACTGCTGCAAAGCGCGGGCACAAGGTGACGCTCTACGAGAGCGATAGCGAAATCGGTGGCCAGTTTAACTATGCCAAGCGAATCCCCGGTAAAGAGGAGTTTTTCGAGACCCTCCGATACTTCAAGCGTCAGATTGAACTTCTCGGTATTGACCTCCGGCTCAACACACCTGCGGATGCCGCTGAACTTGGCAGGGAAGCGTACGACGATGTGATTATCGCGACAGGCGTCAGGCCACGTGAGCCGGTCATTGAAGGCATCGACCACCCAAAAGTATTGGGCTATCTGGATGTATTGCGCCATCGCAAGCCCGTCGGTGAACGCGTTGCCATCATTGGCGCGGGCGGTATCGGCTTCGACGTGGGAGAGTTTCTGACCCATAACGTCGACGCTCACGATGAAGGACAGCAGATGCCGGTGCAGGACTGGTACCGGGAGTGGGGCGTCGACCCCTCTTATGAAGGCCCGGGCGGGCTCGCTGAACCCGTTCCGGCTTCGCCGCCGCGCAAGGTTTACCTGCTTCAGCGCAAGACCAGCAAGCTGGGCAAGGGCCTGGGCAAGACCTCGGGCTGGGTACACCGGGCTGCGTTGAAGCAGCGCCAGGTAGAAATGGTTCCCGGCGCGAGCTACCACAGGATTGACGACGAGGGCCTGCACATCACTGTCAGTGGTCGTAACGGGAAACCGGATGAGCAGAGGGTGCTGGCTGTCGACAATGTCATACTCTGTGCCGGACAGTTGCCGTTGCGGACCCTTTATGACGAGCTGGAGGGCAGTCCTTTTACGCTGCACCTGATCGGTGGTGCTGACGTGGCCGCGGAGCTGGATGCCAAGCGCGCTATTCGCCAGGGCACGGAAGTGGCAGCGGCGATTTAG
- a CDS encoding crotonase/enoyl-CoA hydratase family protein, translated as MPERVTVSIENQIAIVTLNRPEKYNGLDMPMFEGITAAAKQLRKDRTVRAIILKGEGKAFCSGLDVKTVSANPLNFARLLIKPGRKISNLAQDVGYLWREVPAPVIAVTHGVCFGGGFQIALGADFRFSTADCEFSIMESKWGLIPDMSLTVTLRELTRIDVAKELTMTGRRFDGREAEKLGLVTRVCQDPMAEALAFAEELKGRSPDAVAASKLLFNRAWAADDKTALGWETKLQKKVIGRYNQRAAVARNGEDKDKPYRDRRGF; from the coding sequence ATGCCCGAACGCGTCACTGTATCCATAGAGAACCAGATTGCCATCGTCACCCTGAACCGGCCCGAAAAGTACAACGGCCTGGACATGCCGATGTTCGAAGGCATCACAGCGGCGGCGAAGCAATTGCGTAAGGACCGCACAGTCCGGGCAATTATTCTGAAGGGCGAGGGTAAGGCGTTCTGCAGCGGCCTGGATGTGAAAACAGTGTCAGCCAATCCGTTGAATTTCGCACGCCTGCTAATCAAGCCAGGCCGCAAGATCTCGAACCTGGCTCAGGACGTCGGCTATTTATGGCGCGAAGTACCGGCCCCGGTTATCGCCGTTACCCACGGCGTCTGTTTCGGTGGAGGTTTCCAGATCGCCCTGGGCGCGGATTTCAGATTTTCCACCGCCGACTGCGAGTTCTCGATCATGGAATCGAAGTGGGGGCTGATACCTGATATGAGCCTGACCGTGACGCTGCGCGAACTGACGCGGATCGATGTTGCGAAAGAGCTGACCATGACCGGCCGGCGGTTCGACGGCCGCGAAGCCGAAAAGCTGGGCCTCGTCACCCGCGTTTGCCAGGACCCAATGGCGGAAGCTCTGGCTTTTGCGGAAGAGCTCAAAGGACGCTCACCCGATGCGGTCGCGGCGAGCAAGCTGCTGTTTAATCGGGCCTGGGCTGCAGATGACAAGACCGCACTGGGCTGGGAAACCAAACTGCAGAAGAAAGTGATCGGCCGGTACAATCAGCGCGCCGCTGTCGCTCGCAACGGCGAGGACAAAGATAAACCTTACCGGGACCGTCGCGGGTTCTGA
- a CDS encoding DUF4112 domain-containing protein — protein sequence MDDPSPTHSTHVQSPKSMSEADRARHEALLTRIDRFSSAMDNRFRLPGTRLRFGFDGLVGLIPVAGDAITTVLSLYLIGEALKIGAPASVVRRMGVNVGLDFLVGLVPIAGDALDFAFKANTRNVALLRNYTQSQIKPDETGKGLSPWVWVLAGLGALSLIFIIAAL from the coding sequence ATGGACGACCCGTCTCCAACGCATTCAACGCATGTGCAGTCGCCCAAGAGCATGAGTGAGGCTGACCGTGCGCGCCACGAAGCGTTGCTTACCCGTATTGATCGATTCTCAAGCGCCATGGACAACCGCTTTCGCTTGCCGGGGACCCGGCTGCGTTTCGGCTTTGACGGACTGGTGGGGTTGATACCGGTCGCCGGTGATGCCATTACGACAGTGCTTTCGCTCTATCTTATTGGCGAAGCACTGAAGATCGGAGCGCCGGCTTCGGTCGTGCGACGCATGGGCGTCAACGTAGGTTTGGATTTCCTGGTGGGCCTGGTGCCAATTGCCGGGGATGCCCTCGACTTTGCGTTCAAGGCCAATACGCGCAATGTAGCGTTGTTGCGCAACTACACCCAAAGCCAGATAAAGCCCGACGAGACCGGCAAGGGCCTTAGTCCATGGGTCTGGGTCCTGGCTGGCCTGGGCGCGTTGTCGCTTATTTTCATCATTGCCGCGCTCTGA
- a CDS encoding monovalent cation/H+ antiporter subunit A → MTLALIVFLPFLTAILPPLARPAGRSLCAFAAGVGPIASLVLALNHLDTVLSGGLVQQSWSWIPGLGMDLAFRLDGLSMMFVILILGIGLLVILYARYYLSAKENNGRFYALLLIFMGAMLGIVTADNLLMLIVFWEATSISSFLLIGFWSHKTDARKGARMALAITGGGGLALMAAVLLMGHVVGSYALGDVLAAGDQIRAHALYPLILVLFLLGVFTKSAQFPFHFWLPHAMAAPTPVSAYLHSATMVKAGIFLLARFYPALSGTELWFYIVTFTGATTLLVGAYIALFKHDIKALLAYSTISHLGLITFLFGLDTRLATVAAVFHIINHAIFKASLFMAAGIIDHETGTRDMRQINGLWRFMPHTTFLALVAASSMAGVPLLNGFLSKEMFFAETLESDLLGGFSWTLPVIATLAGVFSVAYSIRFAHDVFFNGRPNNLPKYPPHEPPRYMKIPVEILAALCLVVGVLPAWSIGPILASAAASTLGGALPDYSLAIVHGFNLPLLMSATALSGGLVVYLMRHKLFAIHDSWPEIDEKVIFDNAVRTLAGWSGRAIRLLENGSLQRYNLLLLLSVLAVGLTALWPMDFSSLWARDLAPVDPGTAVGAGILIVTSILTAAIHRRRLFALVALGTAGLMVALGFARFSAPDLAMTQLSVEVVTVVLLMLALFFLPQSSPAETPLLHRARDLAIAAASGIGMTFLTWTILTQPYSTIADFFLEQSVPAGGGTNVVNVILVDFRGFDTLGEITVLAIAALGVFAMLDGLKIRAPSRDYTGHRWSSDPFPIMLQQLSRPLLPMALLVAIFVLFRGHQLPGGGFIAGLITAVALILQYVANGVNWTQERMPVAYRPVIATGLTLAVGTGVGSWFFGAPFLTSWHGYVHIPLLGKTELATAMVFDIGVYLTVVGATLLILAKLGRLSTIDETGQEVS, encoded by the coding sequence ATGACGCTAGCCCTTATCGTTTTTCTGCCATTTCTGACGGCTATCCTGCCGCCCCTGGCCAGGCCCGCAGGGCGCAGTCTCTGCGCATTCGCGGCCGGTGTTGGCCCGATTGCCAGCCTCGTATTGGCCCTGAACCATCTTGATACCGTGCTCAGCGGCGGACTCGTTCAGCAGAGCTGGTCCTGGATTCCGGGCCTGGGTATGGACCTGGCGTTTCGCCTTGACGGCCTCAGCATGATGTTTGTCATTCTGATTCTCGGCATCGGGCTGCTGGTTATTCTCTACGCTCGCTACTACCTGTCCGCAAAGGAAAATAACGGCCGCTTTTATGCCCTGCTATTGATATTCATGGGGGCCATGCTGGGCATAGTGACGGCAGATAACCTGCTGATGCTGATCGTTTTCTGGGAAGCGACGAGTATATCCTCATTCCTCCTGATTGGTTTCTGGTCCCACAAAACTGACGCACGCAAAGGCGCCAGGATGGCGCTTGCGATCACCGGCGGAGGCGGCCTGGCCCTGATGGCCGCAGTACTGCTCATGGGCCACGTGGTCGGGAGTTATGCACTAGGCGATGTGCTCGCCGCCGGCGACCAGATCCGTGCCCATGCCCTCTACCCCCTGATACTGGTGCTTTTTCTGCTAGGCGTGTTTACCAAGTCCGCCCAGTTTCCGTTCCATTTCTGGCTGCCCCACGCCATGGCCGCACCCACGCCGGTGTCGGCATACCTGCACTCGGCCACGATGGTCAAGGCCGGCATATTTCTGCTGGCGCGGTTCTACCCGGCACTCTCAGGCACAGAACTCTGGTTCTACATTGTTACGTTCACGGGTGCGACGACTTTGTTGGTGGGCGCCTACATCGCGCTGTTCAAGCACGACATCAAGGCGCTGCTGGCTTACTCCACCATCAGTCATCTGGGTCTGATCACCTTTCTTTTCGGGCTCGACACGCGCCTTGCCACGGTTGCTGCGGTTTTCCACATCATCAACCACGCCATATTCAAGGCATCACTGTTTATGGCTGCAGGCATTATCGACCACGAGACCGGCACCCGGGACATGCGGCAGATTAACGGGCTGTGGCGTTTCATGCCTCACACGACGTTCCTTGCACTGGTAGCGGCCTCTTCAATGGCCGGTGTTCCCTTGCTCAACGGTTTTCTCAGCAAGGAGATGTTTTTTGCTGAGACGCTCGAGAGCGACCTTTTGGGCGGCTTCAGCTGGACACTACCGGTGATAGCGACGCTCGCCGGGGTTTTTTCCGTCGCTTACTCAATCCGCTTCGCCCACGACGTATTCTTCAACGGCAGACCCAATAACCTGCCAAAGTATCCACCCCACGAACCGCCCCGGTACATGAAAATCCCGGTGGAGATTCTGGCAGCGCTCTGTCTCGTGGTGGGGGTCCTCCCCGCCTGGTCGATCGGGCCAATACTGGCGTCAGCTGCGGCAAGTACCCTGGGGGGCGCTCTACCGGACTATAGCCTCGCCATAGTCCACGGCTTCAATCTACCGCTATTGATGAGTGCCACTGCGTTGTCCGGTGGACTGGTGGTCTATCTGATGCGTCACAAGCTCTTCGCCATCCATGACAGCTGGCCGGAAATTGACGAGAAAGTCATCTTCGACAACGCGGTACGTACCTTAGCGGGTTGGTCGGGGCGGGCCATACGCTTGCTCGAGAATGGCTCCCTGCAGCGTTACAATCTTCTGCTTTTGCTTTCTGTGCTGGCCGTGGGGTTAACTGCCCTGTGGCCCATGGATTTCAGCTCACTTTGGGCGCGGGACCTGGCGCCCGTTGACCCGGGCACCGCAGTCGGTGCAGGGATTCTGATCGTTACATCTATACTCACTGCGGCGATTCACCGCCGGCGCCTGTTTGCACTGGTCGCGCTGGGCACTGCCGGGCTGATGGTAGCACTCGGATTTGCCCGCTTTTCGGCTCCAGACCTGGCCATGACGCAATTATCCGTAGAGGTTGTAACCGTCGTACTACTGATGCTCGCGCTCTTTTTCCTGCCCCAGTCTTCACCCGCCGAGACACCGTTGCTGCACCGGGCGAGGGATCTGGCGATCGCCGCCGCATCCGGTATAGGCATGACGTTTCTCACCTGGACAATACTGACCCAGCCTTATAGCACTATCGCCGACTTCTTTCTGGAGCAGAGCGTTCCCGCCGGCGGCGGCACCAACGTGGTCAACGTCATTCTGGTGGACTTCCGCGGCTTCGACACCCTGGGCGAAATCACTGTACTGGCCATTGCAGCGCTTGGGGTTTTTGCCATGCTTGACGGCTTGAAAATCCGCGCACCTTCGCGTGACTATACCGGCCATCGCTGGTCCAGCGACCCCTTCCCCATCATGCTGCAGCAACTGTCGCGGCCGTTGCTGCCGATGGCTTTGCTAGTCGCCATCTTTGTTCTGTTCAGAGGCCACCAGCTACCGGGCGGCGGCTTCATCGCCGGTCTGATAACAGCTGTCGCGCTGATTTTGCAGTACGTCGCCAACGGCGTGAACTGGACGCAGGAACGCATGCCGGTGGCCTACCGCCCCGTCATCGCGACGGGCCTGACGCTGGCCGTAGGCACCGGCGTGGGCAGCTGGTTTTTTGGTGCGCCGTTCCTGACTTCGTGGCACGGGTATGTGCACATTCCCCTATTGGGCAAGACAGAACTGGCCACGGCGATGGTCTTCGACATCGGCGTCTATCTCACCGTTGTCGGCGCGACGCTGCTCATACTGGCCAAGCTGGGGCGCCTGTCGACTATCGATGAAACCGGCCAGGAGGTTAGCTGA
- a CDS encoding Na+/H+ antiporter subunit C yields MELLFSIVLGCLTTSGVYLMLRGRTFPVVVGLTLLSYAINYFLFAMGRLHTDKAPIIGTSESYADPLPQALVLTAIVISFAMTAFSLILALRLRADSGTDHADGREDDA; encoded by the coding sequence ATGGAACTGCTGTTTTCGATAGTGCTGGGCTGCCTGACCACATCGGGGGTGTATCTCATGCTCCGGGGCCGTACCTTTCCGGTTGTAGTGGGATTGACGCTGCTCTCCTACGCTATCAATTACTTTCTGTTCGCCATGGGCCGGCTGCATACAGATAAAGCGCCCATAATCGGCACCAGCGAAAGCTACGCTGACCCTCTGCCTCAGGCCCTGGTACTCACGGCTATCGTTATCAGCTTCGCCATGACGGCGTTTAGCCTGATTCTCGCCCTTCGTCTGCGCGCCGACAGCGGCACCGACCACGCCGATGGTCGGGAGGACGATGCATGA
- a CDS encoding monovalent cation/H+ antiporter subunit D: MRDHLLILPVVLPLVTAIVLLFAARRSTWLHRGIGLGSTALLVGISLWLVAIAGDGGHEVYVLGDWSPPFGIVLVLDRLSAAMMAVMSVLALFSLLYASGGEDRGPYFPALFQFQLMGLSGAFLTGDLFNLFVFFEVLLIASYSLLMNSGGLARSRAGFHYVVLNLVGSLLFLLGAGILYGASGTLNMADLAVQVSQATPANQALLAAGGLVLLVVFGLKAALLPLLFWLPRTYSAASPAVAALFAVMTKVGVYAMLRTFPLVYGPLAGDLEGLVWDWLWPLSLATMVLALIGTLGAQTLSTLVSWQIVLSMGTLMTIMSLGQAHAYGALIFYLIHTTWITGGLFLVAGLVKSQRGTAGDVLSAAPKMQSSTAISVLFLIGAMGVAGLPPMSGFPAKLALLQSTGLSDGWTWIWALVVGGGLISLIALSRAATHLFWGHSEGQFNEKRKLHPCCYIGAMALVLASPLLSLGAQPALDFTRAAGEQLAAPQFYIDAVLGRESVSALPAPVEGRVP; the protein is encoded by the coding sequence ATGAGGGACCACCTGTTGATACTGCCAGTGGTGCTGCCGCTGGTAACGGCAATCGTTCTGCTCTTTGCCGCGCGCCGCAGCACCTGGCTCCACCGCGGTATCGGTCTTGGCTCAACCGCTCTTCTGGTTGGCATTAGCCTTTGGCTGGTGGCGATCGCCGGCGATGGTGGCCACGAAGTCTATGTGCTCGGGGATTGGTCGCCGCCGTTCGGTATCGTGCTGGTGCTGGATCGCCTCAGCGCCGCGATGATGGCGGTCATGTCGGTACTGGCGCTTTTCTCGCTGCTGTACGCCTCCGGCGGAGAAGATCGCGGCCCGTATTTCCCCGCCCTTTTCCAGTTCCAGCTAATGGGGCTCAGCGGGGCCTTCCTCACGGGCGACCTGTTCAATCTGTTCGTGTTTTTTGAGGTCTTGCTGATAGCCTCTTACTCACTGCTGATGAACAGCGGCGGCCTGGCCCGAAGCCGCGCCGGGTTTCACTATGTTGTCCTGAATCTGGTGGGGTCGCTGCTGTTCCTGCTCGGGGCAGGCATCCTCTATGGCGCCTCAGGGACGCTCAACATGGCCGATCTCGCCGTGCAGGTCAGCCAGGCAACTCCGGCGAACCAGGCACTGTTGGCTGCTGGTGGCCTGGTGCTCCTGGTCGTTTTCGGATTGAAGGCGGCACTGCTGCCGCTCTTGTTCTGGTTACCCCGGACTTACAGCGCGGCGTCCCCCGCTGTGGCTGCGTTGTTTGCGGTGATGACCAAAGTCGGCGTTTACGCGATGCTGCGCACTTTCCCCCTGGTCTACGGGCCGCTTGCGGGGGATCTCGAAGGGCTGGTGTGGGACTGGCTCTGGCCCCTGAGCCTGGCCACCATGGTACTGGCACTGATCGGAACGCTGGGCGCACAGACCTTGAGCACCCTGGTAAGCTGGCAGATCGTGCTCTCGATGGGCACGCTGATGACGATAATGTCTCTGGGACAGGCCCATGCCTACGGCGCTCTGATTTTTTACCTGATCCATACTACCTGGATCACCGGTGGGCTTTTCCTGGTCGCAGGACTGGTCAAATCCCAACGGGGCACTGCCGGTGATGTGCTCAGTGCGGCACCGAAAATGCAAAGCAGCACCGCGATCTCTGTGCTCTTCCTGATTGGCGCGATGGGCGTGGCTGGCCTTCCGCCCATGAGTGGTTTTCCAGCCAAACTTGCGCTGCTGCAAAGCACGGGGCTGAGTGACGGCTGGACCTGGATCTGGGCACTCGTCGTTGGTGGCGGGCTGATATCCCTGATTGCTCTCAGCCGGGCTGCTACCCACCTCTTCTGGGGACATTCCGAAGGCCAGTTTAACGAGAAGCGTAAGCTCCATCCCTGTTGCTACATCGGCGCCATGGCGCTGGTGCTTGCTAGCCCGCTTTTATCTCTGGGGGCTCAGCCTGCGCTGGACTTCACCCGGGCGGCGGGAGAGCAGCTTGCGGCGCCACAGTTTTACATCGACGCGGTGCTGGGCCGGGAATCGGTCTCCGCCCTGCCTGCACCGGTGGAGGGGCGAGTGCCATGA
- a CDS encoding Na+/H+ antiporter subunit E, whose translation MTMTRRLLPRPRLSLFLFLIWLLLSNSVSASSVFFGALLGWLIPMLSHRFWPDHTHSAHPLLMARYLMVVLMDIAVANLNVARLILGSPKKLRPAFVTYPLELDNDFAITVLASTISLTPGTVSSQISDDRRYLLIHALDMDSEEELIRGIKRRYEKPLMEIFQ comes from the coding sequence ATGACTATGACAAGGAGATTACTTCCCAGGCCGCGCCTGAGTCTGTTCCTGTTTCTGATCTGGCTGCTGCTTTCGAATAGCGTGTCAGCGTCGTCGGTTTTTTTCGGCGCGCTTCTGGGCTGGTTGATACCAATGCTTAGCCATCGGTTCTGGCCGGATCATACTCATTCAGCGCACCCGCTTCTGATGGCGCGTTACCTTATGGTGGTGCTGATGGATATCGCCGTGGCAAATCTCAATGTGGCCCGCCTGATACTGGGATCGCCGAAAAAACTCCGGCCGGCATTCGTGACCTATCCCCTGGAGTTGGACAATGATTTCGCTATCACGGTGCTCGCCAGTACGATATCGCTGACGCCGGGTACGGTATCCTCTCAGATTAGTGACGACCGACGGTATCTGCTGATACATGCGCTCGACATGGACTCCGAAGAAGAACTGATCCGGGGAATAAAGCGGCGTTACGAAAAACCCCTGATGGAGATTTTTCAATGA
- a CDS encoding K+/H+ antiporter subunit F produces MITWAINIGLALTSLALLLNLYRLVIGPDTPNRILALDTMYINAIATIILLGMKLQSTLLFEAALLIAVMGFVGTVAMSKFLTRGDIIE; encoded by the coding sequence ATGATCACCTGGGCCATCAATATTGGGCTTGCGCTCACCTCGCTGGCACTGCTGCTGAATCTCTACCGCTTGGTCATCGGCCCCGACACGCCCAACCGGATACTGGCGCTCGATACCATGTATATCAACGCTATCGCCACTATCATCCTGCTCGGCATGAAGCTGCAGTCCACTCTCCTGTTCGAAGCGGCACTGCTTATTGCAGTCATGGGCTTCGTTGGGACAGTGGCCATGTCCAAGTTTCTCACCCGCGGCGATATTATCGAATAA
- a CDS encoding Na+/H+ antiporter subunit G: MDQLLQALVALAIIVGAGFTLIGSVGLARLPDFYMRLHAPTKATTLGVGAILFGSVLYTMVTLGSFSLHEILITVFLFFTAPVSAHMMIRSALHLELKQSSATRGKPWPHGRPGER; the protein is encoded by the coding sequence ATGGATCAACTATTACAAGCTCTCGTCGCGCTGGCAATCATCGTAGGCGCCGGGTTTACGCTTATCGGTTCGGTCGGCCTGGCACGCTTGCCTGACTTCTACATGCGGCTCCACGCCCCGACCAAAGCTACGACTCTTGGTGTCGGCGCCATCCTGTTCGGGTCGGTCCTGTACACAATGGTAACGCTCGGCTCGTTCAGTCTGCACGAGATCCTGATTACAGTTTTTCTCTTCTTTACCGCCCCCGTCAGCGCTCACATGATGATCAGGTCCGCCCTACATCTGGAGCTCAAGCAGAGCAGTGCCACCCGAGGTAAACCCTGGCCCCATGGACGGCCGGGCGAGCGCTAG
- a CDS encoding PH domain-containing protein, which produces MPKTENLFAAPWDRTLRLVTVLISLVCLTLTAFLWPVIQAHGPASMHFWGGLLPVFIVVAAALFAVRGYRVEKGELVIERLLWNTRFDLSHLQSVQSDPMLMQQARSVLGNSGFFGFMGLFKHPARGPFRAWVTDPGQALVLQFGDLVVAISPEDGSRFVAALQQCNPRVRSQ; this is translated from the coding sequence ATGCCCAAGACAGAAAATCTGTTCGCCGCGCCCTGGGACCGCACGCTGCGCCTGGTCACGGTACTCATTTCGCTGGTCTGCCTGACACTGACCGCATTTCTCTGGCCGGTGATCCAGGCGCATGGCCCTGCCAGTATGCACTTCTGGGGCGGACTGTTACCCGTCTTTATTGTCGTCGCTGCAGCTCTCTTTGCTGTGCGTGGTTACCGGGTAGAAAAAGGCGAACTCGTTATTGAGCGGTTATTGTGGAATACCCGGTTTGACCTGTCCCACCTTCAATCGGTCCAGTCGGACCCAATGCTGATGCAACAGGCCCGTAGCGTTCTCGGCAATTCCGGCTTCTTCGGTTTCATGGGATTGTTCAAGCATCCGGCCAGGGGACCCTTCCGAGCATGGGTTACTGATCCGGGCCAAGCGCTGGTGTTGCAATTTGGGGATCTCGTTGTTGCGATCTCGCCGGAAGACGGGTCGCGTTTCGTGGCGGCGCTCCAGCAATGCAACCCTCGGGTCCGGTCTCAGTAA
- a CDS encoding THxN family PEP-CTERM protein, with protein MSFIRKLILAAAASVTSSLAFALPVTLNALDANWTGHTGGANVQYLDSDYNGSQDKIIWGDHRGWSGYRFKNSNLPAVVNTGETFVLGEFTHWNNDITSNTAISSAELTLSTELDILGTSLTDGPYNFTFGHDETLNGHHGQKCGWFIFWHCKNVFYEYDVDDIVTLENVVTSQSFQIDNYIFSMEILGFTGYQSQFYTPENKKTSANILARLNVIEIVSVPEPGTLALFGLALVGLGVSRRLRS; from the coding sequence ATGTCTTTCATAAGAAAACTCATTCTAGCAGCCGCTGCAAGCGTAACCTCAAGCTTGGCCTTTGCTCTGCCTGTGACGCTCAACGCACTGGACGCTAACTGGACTGGCCACACAGGCGGTGCCAACGTTCAGTATCTTGACAGCGACTACAACGGTTCGCAGGACAAGATAATCTGGGGCGACCATCGGGGCTGGAGCGGCTACCGTTTCAAGAACAGTAATCTGCCGGCGGTCGTTAACACCGGCGAAACCTTCGTTCTCGGCGAGTTTACGCACTGGAATAACGACATAACGTCTAACACCGCTATTTCCTCTGCAGAACTGACCCTGAGCACCGAGTTGGACATCCTGGGTACCAGCCTTACCGATGGCCCCTACAATTTCACCTTTGGCCATGACGAAACACTGAATGGTCACCACGGCCAGAAATGCGGCTGGTTCATTTTCTGGCACTGCAAAAACGTGTTCTACGAATATGATGTCGATGACATCGTGACGCTTGAAAATGTTGTTACCAGTCAGAGCTTCCAGATCGACAACTACATTTTTTCCATGGAAATACTGGGCTTTACCGGTTACCAGTCCCAGTTCTACACCCCGGAAAACAAGAAAACCTCCGCTAACATTCTGGCCCGCCTGAACGTGATTGAAATAGTCAGCGTTCCTGAGCCCGGTACCCTTGCCCTGTTTGGCCTCGCACTCGTGGGCCTGGGCGTCAGTCGCCGACTGCGTAGCTAA